The following DNA comes from Anastrepha obliqua isolate idAnaObli1 chromosome 1, idAnaObli1_1.0, whole genome shotgun sequence.
GGTATATTAAACGGAGAAAATACTatagattttatgctaaaatcgaGCGATAACTGGAAGTGAATCTGCGCGCATGCAAAATAATATCCACAATGATCTAAGACGCGCGGAGGTTCGTAGACGAAATAACTAGCAGCCTATGAGGTAATTCCTTCTTGGACAATTCCGCGGGGAAAGTGGTGCATAGTGGAGAGGTGTTTATTACGTAGGTatagctgtgaggctacaagtcgtgcatactgcAATGCCAgtatagcagtactcatgagagttccctcttcacgggcgtcatcccggaacaaaaaacaaaaaaagctgtGACCGGAAAATCTAATCACCAAGATGATCACATCAAATACTTGCTGAAATGCAGCAACAAACTATGCAACAATGATAAGGCTATATCTTCAACGCGCAGAGTGGCAACGCAACATGCAGCGAAGCATTCAGCAGCAGCTTTTGACTGGAGGTGGACTGCCTACAATCTGACGATAAACCACAGACGCCTGAGCTTAATGCTCACGATGGTATCAGACTACGACATATCGGTAATACTTACGACACCTTTTCCGATGTTCCGTTCGGTGCAGAACCACTTATGAGAAACCAATGtaagaggaacctggacgcaggtacctgttgtgtcaaaagacataaacgcggctccaccttgacgAAATGTTACCACGATCCCAGGGTGGAAGTCAGCCGATAAGGAGggttgttatagtgttagtgggagcatgccccacatgcTCACAACGTActcatttcgtggtctaagtggcatcgttgtctctatgtgcgatgcggctgccaaacctaacctaatgccccacataccattggtgcgACGGCtcatttgatgatgtttctgacattatGATTTTAACCTCCTTGCAAACAAAAACTCCCAATGAGGCAATGAATTgaaatattcatataaataaaacaactccCGATATCTGtgcttatatataataataaatatcgcgaaactttattagaatcgtcaaaaatattaaatacatttcatgAGTATGAGAATAGGTGTGGCTTAAAGTGATACAACAACAGTCTATGAATTATTGTATACTCGtatggatatgtacatatgtatgtgtaactctTACTGTGTACTCCTTCAAATAATTCCGACCTCTGTTAAGCAAAACTGGCCACCGAGTGTTCTTCTATGTCCTTACCACGAGCCGCCCTTCTTCACCTTGTGCAAAATGGTCTTGAACACTGGCACCTTGACAGGGAATGGATGAGGCACCTTGACCGGCACATATTTAATCACCTCAAATGGTACACGTTTCTCAACGGGCACTGGCACAGGCTTCTCAACCGGATATGGAACCACACGTTCTACGGGTACTCGCAGCTCTTTTTGAACAGGCACAGCTACGGTTTTTGTGACAGGGACGTGAATGGGCACCGGTTTGTTGACGGGTACGATAACCGCATGCGAAATTGGAATATGAACGGGTTCACGCACGGGAACGTGCACCTTTTTCACCACCGGATAAGGAATGTAGTTGATGACATGTGACGGGGAATGCCCACCTTCCGAGTGTCCGGAGTGCTCGGATGCATAATTAGAGGAATCATCATATGAAGACCCCGACGAGCCTGCATCAGCTTCTCCGCCACCATCACCGCCATGATGCTGTGAAAATGAAACCTCCGCATCACCACCCGATGCAGATGTACCGCCCCCATCCGAGCCGGCGTACATATTCAGAGActcatcaaaaattttatcatttgactgctgctgctgctgctgatacTGAGATGTTGCTGCGTATGCTGTGGAAGCGGctgccgctgagtatttgccaCCAAACACGGGCTGGAAACCATTGTGCGCGCCAGCTGTTTGCAAATTATAAAGCGCTGTATTAAGGGCCTCATTGCCACCGAAACGGCCAGTGTTATAGTTCTTACCAGTACTAATGCTCCAGCCgttgccgctgccgctgctgccGTATTGATTGTTTTGCCCATAAGTATGTCCTGCTGCGCCCGATGCGCCATAATCGTTTTCTTGCTGTTGTTCGTAAATTGGTTTTGGTGGTTGTTGTACCAAAGCTGCTGCGTACGGACCACCAGCACTGCCGCCAAAACTGCCACTAATGTGCTGCAAACCCGAGAGATTTGTGATACCATTAAGCTTTGCTGCCCCATAGTTGTAACTACTGCTGCTGCCACCGCCGCCATTATTGCCGCCATTATAAGCACTGAGCCAGCCACCCAtatcaccaccaccaccaccaccgctgACGCCGCCACTGGAGCTGAATCCGTCGTAACTTCTACGATTTTTTCCAGCTGGATATTCTGctactgttgctgctgctgcagctGAGTCGGCTACAGTGGAAGTATCAATGCTGTTATGATTGCTGCGTGCTGACCGTTGTTGTCCCATATGACGGCTGGTATGGATTTCCGCTGTCTGCTCGCGCCCTCCGGCCGTTGAGGAACTTTGTGCTGCTGCAGCGTTGCAGACAATTGACAATAATGTTGCTGTTGCCACAGCGAGTAGCAGCTTCTGTAGATAGGCAAACGTTACCGGTAAATGAtgcgaaaatatgaaaaaaattggaagaaagAA
Coding sequences within:
- the LOC129235853 gene encoding keratin, type I cytoskeletal 9 — translated: MGGWLSAYNGGNNGGGGSSSSYNYGAAKLNGITNLSGLQHISGSFGGSAGGPYAAALVQQPPKPIYEQQQENDYGASGAAGHTYGQNNQYGSSGSGNGWSISTAGAHNGFQPVFGGKYSAAAASTAYAATSQYQQQQQQSNDKIFDESLNMYAGSDGGGTSASGGDAEVSFSQHHGGDGGGEADAGSSGSSYDDSSNYASEHSGHSEGGHSPSHVINYIPYPVVKKVHVPVREPVHIPISHAVIVPVNKPVPIHVPVTKTVAVPVQKELRVPVERVVPYPVEKPVPVPVEKRVPFEVIKYVPVKVPHPFPVKVPVFKTILHKVKKGGSW